The proteins below come from a single Staphylococcus sp. MI 10-1553 genomic window:
- a CDS encoding MFS transporter, with translation MTIMRTLTFMLSIFIVGMVEMVVAGIMNLMSTDLNISEAWIGQLVTIYAFTFALTGPILVKLTEKYSPKSVLLSAIAFFVIGNLMIALSPNFTILIIGRIISSAAAALIVVKILSTTVVLARPENRGKMLGIVYTGFSASNVFGVPIGTLIGDWAGWRFTFGLIILVGLIAGVLLTVYLPKEVKSSPQTTRNRTSRILDKGEVTKLLSITFILLTANSVAYIYINPLILSGGHNIQFVSLALLIIGIAGMLGTSMGGFFTDKLSFKTWLLVSGGAFVIVMLVLNQLWTASTILLIALFIWHIIQWSTNPAVQSGLIDQVEGDNSQVMSWNMSALNAGIGFGALLGGLIVSHIDLHATIYFAAGMGFIGFIIILMLKKKRVA, from the coding sequence ATGACAATCATGCGTACCTTAACGTTTATGTTAAGTATTTTTATCGTAGGAATGGTTGAAATGGTTGTCGCTGGCATTATGAATCTGATGAGCACAGATTTAAATATATCAGAAGCATGGATTGGTCAACTCGTGACAATTTATGCTTTTACTTTTGCTTTAACAGGTCCTATTTTAGTGAAACTTACCGAAAAATATTCACCTAAAAGTGTGTTACTGTCAGCGATTGCCTTTTTCGTGATAGGAAATCTGATGATCGCACTATCCCCTAACTTTACGATTTTAATTATCGGTCGTATCATTTCGTCAGCTGCTGCTGCATTGATCGTAGTTAAAATACTTTCCACAACTGTCGTATTAGCGCGACCTGAAAACCGTGGTAAAATGTTAGGCATTGTGTATACAGGATTTAGCGCATCCAACGTATTCGGCGTTCCTATTGGTACATTAATTGGCGATTGGGCAGGATGGCGTTTTACATTTGGGCTGATTATCTTAGTTGGATTGATTGCAGGCGTACTGCTCACGGTTTACTTGCCAAAAGAAGTGAAATCATCCCCACAGACAACGCGTAATCGCACCAGCCGAATTTTAGACAAGGGAGAAGTGACGAAACTCCTATCGATTACTTTTATATTATTAACAGCGAATTCAGTGGCTTATATATACATTAATCCACTTATTTTATCTGGCGGACATAACATCCAATTTGTCTCCCTCGCCCTACTGATTATCGGTATCGCGGGTATGCTTGGGACATCTATGGGTGGTTTCTTTACGGATAAACTGTCATTTAAAACATGGTTGTTAGTGAGTGGTGGTGCCTTTGTCATTGTCATGCTCGTTTTAAATCAACTTTGGACAGCATCCACAATTTTACTGATTGCTTTATTCATTTGGCATATCATTCAGTGGAGTACCAATCCAGCGGTACAATCCGGGCTCATTGATCAAGTAGAAGGCGATAACAGTCAAGTGATGAGTTGGAACATGTCCGCGTTAAATGCGGGTATCGGTTTTGGTGCCTTGCTCGGTGGTTTAATCGTGTCACATATTGATTTACATGCGACGATTTATTTTGCTGCCGGTATGGGCTTCATCGGCTTTATCATTATCTTGATGTTGAAGAAAAAACGCGTTGCCTAG
- a CDS encoding MFS transporter, with amino-acid sequence MAKWFFPSTFLLFLGNWIGQIALNWYAYQLNENPMDLALINFFRLAPIFILSLWAGSFADRYRRSTLIKMTVTSSMVITGTLTVCVLFMNEIPMLYLYIYACLRGCMSAVETPVRQAVLPDISERLTVSKAVSYHSFLLNVCRSIGPAVAGFIIAAYDVPIAFVVQTICYALALVSSIPLKLAVVKPVKNKQFSLAVVMQYFKLHLQGRRIFMTSLLIMAMGYSYTTMLPILTDEVYPNSASVFGTAMTVSAIGGVLATLTIPYVLQKFSTDNCYYLSSILFGIALLLLYPLGEIGLFLMIFFVGLFGQFARTTNRIYFQNDVEQESRGKILSVIMMDRGMIPFGAMLLSYFTELIGITTTFLVMGGATTIIAILGFLTNFKMNGGKTVHDTQP; translated from the coding sequence TTGGCAAAATGGTTTTTTCCGAGTACCTTTTTACTATTTTTAGGGAATTGGATTGGTCAAATTGCACTCAACTGGTATGCTTATCAACTCAATGAAAACCCAATGGACCTTGCACTCATCAACTTCTTTAGACTTGCACCGATTTTCATTTTAAGTTTATGGGCAGGCAGTTTTGCTGATCGTTACCGTCGTTCAACATTGATTAAAATGACAGTGACGAGTTCGATGGTCATTACAGGTACTTTAACGGTATGTGTATTGTTCATGAATGAAATACCCATGCTTTATTTATACATATACGCCTGTTTGCGCGGCTGTATGAGTGCCGTTGAAACACCGGTAAGACAAGCTGTACTACCTGACATCTCCGAAAGACTTACTGTTTCTAAAGCTGTTTCATATCATTCCTTTTTATTAAATGTTTGTCGTTCAATCGGACCTGCTGTGGCGGGCTTTATCATTGCAGCATATGATGTGCCAATTGCATTTGTAGTACAAACGATTTGTTATGCACTTGCACTCGTTTCAAGTATTCCGTTAAAACTTGCAGTCGTCAAACCAGTCAAAAACAAGCAATTCTCATTAGCTGTCGTGATGCAATATTTTAAACTGCATTTGCAAGGGAGAAGAATTTTTATGACGTCACTTCTCATTATGGCGATGGGTTATTCTTATACCACAATGTTACCGATTTTAACAGACGAGGTATATCCTAATAGTGCATCGGTATTTGGTACAGCGATGACAGTGAGTGCGATAGGTGGCGTTTTGGCGACGCTCACGATTCCTTATGTATTACAAAAATTTTCAACTGACAATTGCTATTACCTTAGTTCAATATTGTTTGGTATTGCATTACTTTTATTATACCCACTTGGCGAAATTGGCTTATTTTTAATGATTTTTTTCGTCGGGCTCTTTGGTCAGTTTGCACGGACGACGAATCGTATCTATTTTCAAAACGATGTCGAACAAGAGAGCAGAGGTAAGATTTTAAGCGTCATTATGATGGATAGAGGGATGATTCCATTTGGAGCGATGTTGCTCAGTTATTTTACAGAGTTGATTGGTATCACGACGACCTTTTTAGTCATGGGTGGCGCGACGACCATCATTGCAATTTTAGGCTTTTTGACAAATTTTAAGATGAATGGAGGCAAGACAGTTCATGACACTCAACCATAA
- a CDS encoding IucA/IucC family protein, translating to MKTEQNHLSMIEKDFTKDEMENYQTVLQFDSNWATQFKRHILVGRDKITARLVASLYRENLVGSYTNSTFVQAEQLEHSAISSGELLMIHFTYGPLTLYARVIGHHAFNRVDVTGPFYWRTPDGEDRRVLHPNEVLDVIINEDTQYQGAAAEQFRDDMENSAAHMTLALSYQALHPLKDASSLLDYIEAQDDPYLTSEQLVVEGHPLHPGAKLRKGMSAQETIDYSSEYQHTMPMQFILLHRDVARTMVQQGTYAEVVYHAFDGLKSVAQQAIGTHAKLEDYMPLIVHPWQYEHIIRTEYQHELDTKAIIPLDYTKSYYAGLSFRTLMPKKPDVSPHIKLSTNVHITGEIRTLSEQTTHNGPLMTNILTAISAQDTLFNNVPTSPVPEIAGAHFYLSKDSQPDEQEQRSEQLGTLFRQNIYDMIDSDSLPLIPSSLVVTHPETTRPLIVELVERFGQSSKDTTDIDTRAQWFKAYAASLIDYVVPLLVKYGIALEAHLQNTIAIFEPSTGAFSHMLIRDFEGLRIDAEQLAQMGYDTAHFHEKSRILTKSQTSVFNKAFYSTIQNHLGELVAALARFYNDAALENTLWSIVRQQIEQCFAKLEAADIDPQRLAHMQDIFFNETIDYKCVTTMRLLDKAHEYTYVKVDNPLSKLII from the coding sequence ATGAAAACGGAACAAAATCATCTGAGTATGATAGAGAAAGACTTTACAAAAGATGAAATGGAAAATTATCAAACAGTTCTCCAATTTGATTCGAACTGGGCTACACAATTTAAACGACATATTTTAGTAGGTCGTGACAAAATCACTGCACGACTTGTGGCATCACTGTATCGTGAAAACTTGGTCGGAAGTTATACCAATAGCACGTTTGTTCAAGCAGAGCAGTTAGAGCATTCTGCAATTTCATCCGGCGAACTATTAATGATTCACTTTACATATGGCCCGCTCACGTTATATGCCCGTGTCATCGGTCATCACGCATTTAACCGCGTTGATGTGACAGGACCGTTTTATTGGAGAACACCAGATGGAGAGGACCGTCGCGTATTGCATCCTAACGAAGTACTCGATGTCATCATTAATGAAGACACACAATATCAAGGAGCAGCCGCAGAACAATTTCGTGATGATATGGAGAATAGTGCCGCACATATGACGCTGGCGCTGAGTTACCAAGCACTACATCCATTAAAAGACGCGTCATCATTACTTGATTATATAGAAGCACAAGATGATCCTTACTTAACTTCTGAGCAACTCGTTGTCGAAGGACATCCGTTACATCCAGGTGCAAAATTGCGTAAAGGCATGTCAGCACAAGAAACAATTGATTACTCATCAGAATATCAACATACGATGCCGATGCAGTTCATACTCCTTCATCGTGATGTCGCACGTACAATGGTACAACAAGGCACATATGCAGAAGTAGTCTATCATGCATTTGACGGGTTGAAGTCAGTTGCACAACAAGCGATAGGTACGCATGCCAAGTTAGAAGATTATATGCCTTTAATCGTTCACCCTTGGCAATATGAACATATTATTCGCACAGAATACCAACACGAACTTGATACAAAAGCAATCATCCCGTTAGATTATACAAAATCATATTATGCAGGATTGTCATTCCGCACATTAATGCCTAAAAAGCCTGACGTTTCACCACATATTAAACTTTCAACTAACGTGCATATTACAGGCGAAATCCGAACTCTGTCAGAACAGACGACACATAACGGGCCTTTAATGACCAACATTTTGACCGCCATTTCAGCACAAGATACACTTTTCAACAACGTCCCAACTTCTCCAGTACCTGAAATTGCCGGTGCGCACTTTTATCTATCGAAAGACAGTCAACCAGATGAACAAGAACAACGCAGTGAACAATTAGGGACGCTATTTAGACAAAATATTTATGACATGATCGACAGTGATAGCCTGCCACTCATCCCATCAAGTCTTGTCGTCACACATCCAGAAACAACGCGTCCACTCATTGTCGAATTGGTTGAACGTTTTGGCCAATCAAGTAAAGATACAACAGACATCGACACACGTGCACAGTGGTTTAAAGCATATGCCGCTTCACTCATTGATTACGTCGTGCCACTATTAGTTAAATACGGTATCGCATTAGAAGCCCATTTACAAAACACTATCGCTATATTTGAACCAAGTACTGGTGCCTTTTCACATATGCTCATCCGTGACTTTGAAGGCTTACGCATCGATGCAGAACAATTAGCACAAATGGGTTATGATACGGCACATTTCCATGAAAAATCACGTATTTTAACGAAGAGTCAAACGTCTGTATTCAACAAAGCCTTTTACTCAACAATTCAAAATCATCTCGGTGAACTCGTCGCAGCACTCGCACGTTTTTATAATGATGCTGCACTTGAAAACACGTTATGGTCTATCGTTCGTCAACAAATCGAACAATGTTTTGCAAAGCTTGAAGCGGCTGACATTGATCCACAACGTTTAGCTCATATGCAAGACATATTCTTTAATGAAACGATTGATTATAAATGTGTGACAACGATGCGTTTACTAGATAAAGCACATGAATATACGTACGTTAAAGTTGACAATCCTCTTTCAAAATTAATAATTTAA